The Planctomycetota bacterium genome has a window encoding:
- a CDS encoding efflux RND transporter permease subunit, with protein sequence MNLPKLALTHRPVTLVFAFIVVVAGILAFQSMPRREDPRITIRAALVETYWPGASATRVEELVTDPLEDVIAQLEDVDTIESMSRTGYSRIDITLLDSVMEDTLDQTFDLIRDKVDMVRGTLPEGCGQPFVNSDFGDVASVCLVIHLDESAEPGSFTYRELELVASGLEKELKRIEAVASVLTVGVPDETIRLEIDAVEWSKLDLTRDELATAIDRRNIANSGAMLVTDERRFPIRPTGELVTTEDILNVPVRSVDESRNVTIRDLPFDVVRGAEEPRSTGVRFATPDVRSERAVLLGITMKTGENVVQLGEEIQAVVDQFKETSLPDGLAVTRVNDLPRQVSGLIADFIESLWQAILIVLLVAFLMMGWRPALVMATAIPLCMISALAIVPQFGVELEQFAIASLIIVLGMVVDNAIVVTDNAQRLMNEGMDREEAAIEGANGLGRSILSSTLTTVGAFLPMLTITGAKGEYMRSLPIVVSATLLSSYFVAMTVTPLMCSWILRPKPKESKETSRVGQIYTSLIHRCVQYRAITLGAAGLAVAMSLGLMPVVGTAFFPGGVRDQFFVHVNTPVGTSLEATEEIAAKVENLILDTSNQTEDGSDRLISTTTFVGNGGPRMILSLDPEHSVPNYAMILVNTSNPEVSRPWVDELRRAVMDIPGAQIDVRPFMTGPPIDNPVEHRFIGRELDVMRDVGRQMLAEYDQVNGTITPQDDWGDLVNTVDLEIDPDRAYLAGVTSRSISEQLDLLYGGGVLTTLREGDHLVDVVLRLDESQRSSIESLDLASIRAPGGTIPLTALADIGSGLEPGTIGRYNRERCLTIGAQVADGFLANNVTSEVGERISPMVEQLPLGYRLEVGGEAEQTIEAQEAVSVAFMISVVLIFVVLLIQYNSVIKPLVVLTAFPLALIGAMLGLFFSGWPLGFMPLLGVVALGGTVINNAIVLIDFIESMVAEGAELRDAVAKSGLVRMKPILLTTLTTVGGLLPLALFGGPMWAGMSWAMIGGLSLSTVLTLLVIPTIYVFFAEKLGMKVAS encoded by the coding sequence ATGAACCTGCCGAAGCTCGCGCTCACGCACCGGCCGGTGACGCTGGTGTTCGCGTTCATTGTGGTGGTCGCTGGAATCCTTGCGTTTCAGTCGATGCCACGGCGCGAGGACCCGCGCATCACCATTCGAGCCGCCCTCGTCGAGACCTACTGGCCCGGCGCGTCGGCGACACGCGTGGAAGAGCTCGTCACCGATCCGCTCGAAGACGTCATCGCCCAGCTCGAAGACGTCGACACCATCGAGAGCATGTCGCGGACCGGCTACTCGCGCATCGACATCACGCTGCTCGACAGCGTGATGGAAGACACGCTCGACCAGACCTTCGACCTCATTCGCGACAAGGTCGACATGGTCCGCGGGACACTCCCCGAAGGATGCGGTCAGCCTTTCGTCAACTCCGACTTCGGCGATGTGGCATCGGTCTGCCTCGTCATCCACCTCGACGAGTCGGCCGAGCCCGGCAGCTTCACTTATCGCGAGTTGGAGCTGGTCGCCTCCGGTCTGGAAAAAGAGCTCAAACGCATCGAGGCCGTCGCGAGCGTTCTGACGGTCGGCGTACCGGACGAGACGATTCGGCTGGAAATCGACGCAGTCGAGTGGTCGAAGCTCGACCTCACACGCGACGAGCTCGCCACCGCCATTGATCGTCGCAACATCGCCAACAGCGGCGCGATGCTCGTGACCGACGAGCGTCGATTCCCGATCCGGCCGACCGGCGAGTTGGTGACGACGGAAGACATCCTCAACGTGCCGGTTCGCTCCGTCGACGAGTCGCGAAACGTCACCATTCGCGATCTGCCGTTCGACGTGGTTCGCGGTGCCGAAGAGCCGCGTTCGACCGGCGTTCGGTTCGCCACGCCCGACGTTCGCTCCGAGCGGGCCGTGCTGCTCGGCATCACGATGAAGACTGGCGAAAACGTCGTCCAGCTCGGCGAGGAGATTCAGGCAGTCGTCGATCAGTTCAAAGAGACGTCGCTACCCGACGGGCTGGCCGTCACGCGTGTCAACGACCTGCCGCGCCAGGTGAGCGGCCTGATCGCCGATTTCATCGAGAGCCTGTGGCAGGCGATCCTCATCGTGCTGCTGGTCGCGTTCCTCATGATGGGCTGGCGACCCGCGCTCGTCATGGCGACGGCGATTCCGCTCTGCATGATCTCGGCCTTGGCCATCGTGCCGCAGTTCGGCGTTGAGTTGGAGCAGTTTGCGATCGCCTCGCTGATCATCGTTCTCGGCATGGTGGTCGACAACGCGATCGTCGTGACCGACAACGCGCAGCGGCTCATGAACGAGGGCATGGATCGCGAAGAGGCAGCGATCGAAGGGGCCAACGGTCTCGGCCGGTCCATCTTGTCATCGACGCTCACGACCGTCGGCGCGTTCCTGCCGATGCTGACGATCACCGGTGCCAAGGGCGAGTACATGCGGAGCCTGCCGATCGTCGTCTCGGCGACGCTGCTCAGCAGCTACTTCGTCGCGATGACGGTCACGCCGCTGATGTGCTCGTGGATTTTGCGGCCAAAGCCCAAAGAGTCGAAGGAGACGAGCAGAGTTGGTCAGATCTACACGTCGCTGATCCATCGCTGTGTGCAGTATCGGGCGATCACGCTCGGAGCGGCCGGCCTTGCGGTGGCGATGTCGCTGGGGTTGATGCCGGTCGTCGGGACGGCGTTCTTCCCGGGCGGCGTGCGGGATCAGTTCTTCGTCCACGTCAACACGCCTGTCGGCACGTCGCTCGAAGCCACCGAAGAGATCGCCGCCAAAGTCGAGAACCTCATCCTCGACACGAGCAACCAGACCGAGGACGGGTCTGACCGACTTATCAGCACGACCACTTTCGTCGGCAATGGCGGCCCGCGGATGATCCTGTCGCTCGACCCGGAGCACAGCGTCCCGAACTACGCGATGATCCTGGTCAACACCTCGAATCCCGAGGTCAGCCGGCCGTGGGTTGACGAGCTGCGACGGGCGGTGATGGACATTCCCGGCGCGCAGATCGACGTCCGACCCTTCATGACCGGCCCGCCGATCGACAACCCGGTCGAGCATCGATTCATCGGACGCGAGCTCGACGTCATGCGCGATGTCGGTCGGCAGATGCTTGCCGAGTACGACCAGGTCAATGGCACCATCACGCCGCAAGACGATTGGGGCGATCTGGTCAACACTGTCGATTTGGAGATCGATCCTGATCGCGCTTACCTCGCGGGCGTCACGAGTCGGTCCATTTCCGAACAGCTCGACCTGCTCTACGGCGGCGGTGTGTTAACGACCCTTCGCGAAGGGGATCACCTCGTCGACGTCGTCCTGCGACTCGACGAGAGTCAGCGAAGCTCGATCGAGAGTCTTGATCTGGCGTCCATCCGTGCGCCCGGCGGAACCATCCCGCTCACCGCGCTGGCCGACATCGGCAGTGGTCTGGAGCCGGGCACCATCGGCCGGTACAACCGGGAGCGGTGCCTGACAATCGGGGCCCAGGTCGCCGACGGGTTCCTGGCGAACAACGTCACATCGGAGGTCGGCGAACGAATCTCGCCGATGGTCGAACAGTTGCCGCTGGGCTACCGGCTCGAAGTCGGCGGCGAGGCCGAACAGACCATCGAAGCGCAGGAGGCCGTGAGCGTCGCGTTCATGATCAGCGTGGTGCTGATCTTCGTGGTGCTGCTGATTCAGTACAACTCGGTCATCAAGCCGCTTGTGGTGCTGACGGCGTTTCCGCTGGCACTCATCGGGGCCATGCTCGGGCTGTTCTTCAGCGGTTGGCCGCTCGGGTTCATGCCGCTGCTGGGCGTGGTGGCACTCGGCGGGACGGTGATCAACAACGCGATCGTGCTGATCGACTTCATCGAGTCCATGGTCGCCGAAGGTGCCGAGCTTCGCGACGCGGTGGCCAAGTCGGGGCTCGTCCGGATGAAGCCGATTCTGCTCACGACGCTCACGACCGTCGGCGGACTGCTGCCGCTGGCGCTCTTTGGCGGACCGATGTGGGCCGGCATGTCGTGGGCGATGATCGGCGGACTGAGCCTGTCGACGGTGCTCACGCTGCTGGTCATTCCGACGATCTACGTCTTCTTCGCCGAGAAGCTCGGCATGAAGGTGGCATCATGA